In the genome of Bradyrhizobium sp. CIAT3101, one region contains:
- a CDS encoding cation:dicarboxylase symporter family transporter, which produces MQIAATPLSEPMASSTSERRRKPLWREQYVLVVAGAALGALLGALFPNFAVELKPLGDVFISLIKMTIAPLIFLVVVTGIAQVGDMKAVGRIGLKAFAYFEVVTTICLLISFVVVRWVQPGAGVAHATAQQAETVARYQQAHVGSLSAYIQHMVPESFVGAFAAGDVLQVLVLALLCGIGLLLLGEKAGPLRTGLERVTELVFSVVHVVVALAPIGAFGAMAFTVAKFGAATLYALALLVGTAWAMMAFFIFVILGTICRLVGVRLMDLLRLLRTELLVVLGTSSSETAIPGMMEKLPKAGVGRAVAGLVIPSGYSFNLDGVALTLPLSTIFVAQVYGVELSAAQQLSLFVVMLFTSKGAAGVTGGAFAALAATVVAAGLPAEGLALLLGIDRFMSLARAITNTIGNAVAAIVVAKWDGEFNREDWVQSAAQIQQAK; this is translated from the coding sequence TTGCAGATTGCCGCGACGCCGCTGTCTGAACCCATGGCGAGCTCCACGTCCGAACGCCGCCGCAAGCCGCTCTGGCGCGAGCAATATGTCCTCGTGGTTGCCGGCGCCGCGCTCGGCGCGCTGCTCGGTGCTCTGTTTCCGAACTTTGCGGTGGAGCTCAAGCCGCTCGGCGATGTCTTCATCTCGCTGATCAAGATGACCATCGCGCCGCTGATCTTCCTGGTCGTGGTCACCGGGATCGCACAGGTCGGCGACATGAAAGCGGTCGGGCGCATCGGCCTCAAGGCCTTCGCCTATTTCGAGGTGGTGACGACGATCTGTCTCCTGATCAGCTTCGTCGTGGTGCGCTGGGTACAGCCCGGCGCGGGCGTCGCGCACGCCACCGCGCAGCAGGCCGAGACGGTCGCGCGCTATCAGCAGGCCCATGTCGGATCGCTGTCGGCCTATATCCAGCACATGGTGCCGGAAAGCTTCGTCGGCGCCTTTGCCGCCGGCGACGTGCTTCAGGTGCTGGTGCTGGCGCTGCTCTGCGGTATCGGCCTGTTGCTGCTCGGCGAGAAAGCCGGCCCGCTGCGGACGGGCCTCGAGCGCGTGACCGAGCTCGTGTTCAGCGTGGTTCATGTCGTGGTGGCGCTGGCGCCCATCGGTGCGTTCGGGGCCATGGCGTTCACCGTGGCAAAATTCGGCGCCGCGACGCTCTATGCGCTGGCACTTCTGGTCGGCACCGCCTGGGCGATGATGGCATTCTTCATCTTCGTCATCCTCGGCACCATCTGCCGCCTCGTCGGCGTTCGCCTGATGGATCTCCTGCGCCTGCTGCGGACCGAACTGCTGGTGGTGCTCGGCACCTCGTCGTCGGAGACCGCTATTCCCGGCATGATGGAAAAGCTGCCGAAGGCCGGTGTCGGCCGCGCGGTCGCTGGCCTCGTCATTCCCTCCGGCTATTCCTTCAATCTCGACGGCGTTGCGCTGACGCTGCCGCTCTCCACCATCTTCGTCGCCCAGGTCTACGGTGTCGAGCTGTCGGCCGCGCAGCAGCTGAGCCTGTTCGTGGTGATGCTGTTCACCAGCAAGGGGGCGGCCGGCGTCACCGGCGGTGCGTTCGCAGCACTCGCTGCAACCGTCGTCGCCGCAGGGCTCCCGGCGGAAGGGCTGGCGTTGCTGCTCGGCATCGACCGTTTCATGTCGCTGGCGCGTGCCATCACCAACACCATCGGCAACGCAGTCGCCGCGATCGTGGTCGCGAAATGGGACGGCGAATTCAATCGCGAGGACTGGGTTCAGTCCGCCGCGCAAATCCAGCAAGCGAAGTAA
- a CDS encoding MmgE/PrpD family protein encodes MRTDRRTLLQAAAALPLATVGADAAFAQNSAAAPVAVPPKDVTRALAHYLVNAQYDDLPANVRKEGMRTLLNWVGVAIGGSHHETVDIAVSALGPFSGPQQASLFGRRERFDIMNAAFINGVSSHIFDYDDTHLKTIIHPAGPVASAILALSEMQPVSGKDFLNALVLGVETECRIGNSVYPNHYDVGWHITGTAGVFGSAAAIGKLLKLNEQQMTWALGLAASQPVGLRESFGSMNKSFNPGRAASSGIFAAILASKNFTSSDAMIEAKRGWANAISTKQDYNEILGDLGKRYEAALNTYKPFACGIVIHPAIDAAIQLRNENKLTADQIERVDLKIHPLVLELTGKKTPKLGLEGKFSIYHSVAVAIVEGAGGEKQFSDRAVNDPTIVALREKVFPVITPGIKPEQVDMTIVLKDGRKLNRYIEHAIGSVEVPMTDKQLETKFSDLADGIIPAATIRRVMDACWGVENLPSAAEIAKMSVAV; translated from the coding sequence ATGCGCACTGATCGCAGGACTCTGCTCCAGGCGGCGGCCGCGCTGCCGCTCGCGACCGTCGGCGCCGACGCTGCCTTTGCACAAAATTCGGCTGCGGCTCCTGTCGCGGTGCCTCCGAAAGACGTCACGCGCGCACTGGCGCATTATCTCGTCAACGCGCAGTACGACGACTTGCCGGCCAATGTCCGAAAAGAGGGCATGCGGACGCTGCTGAACTGGGTCGGCGTCGCCATCGGCGGATCGCATCACGAGACGGTCGATATCGCGGTGTCCGCGCTCGGCCCGTTCTCCGGGCCGCAGCAGGCTTCCCTGTTCGGACGGCGTGAGCGGTTCGACATCATGAACGCCGCCTTCATCAACGGCGTGTCGAGCCACATCTTCGACTATGACGATACGCATCTGAAGACGATCATCCATCCGGCCGGTCCCGTGGCCTCGGCGATCCTCGCGCTGTCGGAAATGCAGCCGGTCTCGGGCAAGGACTTCCTCAACGCGCTCGTGCTCGGCGTCGAGACAGAGTGCCGGATCGGCAACTCGGTCTACCCGAACCACTACGATGTCGGCTGGCACATCACCGGCACGGCCGGCGTGTTCGGCTCGGCCGCGGCCATCGGCAAGCTTCTCAAGCTCAACGAGCAGCAGATGACCTGGGCGCTCGGCCTTGCCGCATCCCAGCCCGTGGGTCTGCGTGAATCCTTCGGCTCGATGAACAAGAGCTTCAATCCGGGCCGTGCTGCCTCCAGCGGCATTTTCGCGGCGATCCTGGCCTCGAAGAATTTCACGTCGTCTGACGCGATGATCGAGGCCAAACGCGGCTGGGCCAACGCGATCAGCACCAAGCAGGATTACAACGAGATCCTCGGCGACCTCGGCAAGCGCTATGAGGCCGCTCTCAACACCTACAAGCCGTTCGCCTGCGGTATCGTCATTCATCCCGCGATCGATGCGGCAATCCAGCTCCGCAACGAGAACAAGCTGACTGCCGACCAGATCGAGCGGGTCGATCTCAAGATCCATCCGCTGGTGCTCGAGCTGACCGGCAAGAAGACGCCGAAACTCGGACTCGAAGGCAAGTTCAGCATCTATCATTCGGTCGCGGTCGCCATCGTTGAGGGCGCCGGCGGCGAAAAGCAGTTCAGCGATCGTGCGGTGAACGACCCCACCATCGTCGCGTTGCGCGAGAAGGTGTTCCCGGTCATCACACCCGGCATCAAGCCGGAGCAGGTCGATATGACCATCGTGCTCAAGGACGGCCGCAAGCTGAACCGGTACATCGAGCATGCGATCGGCAGCGTCGAGGTGCCGATGACCGACAAGCAGCTCGAAACCAAGTTCTCCGACCTTGCCGACGGCATCATTCCCGCGGCGACCATCCGGCGCGTGATGGATGCCTGCTGGGGTGTCGAGAACCTGCCGAGCGCGGCAGAGATCGCCAAGATGTCGGTCGCGGTCTGA
- a CDS encoding 4-hydroxythreonine-4-phosphate dehydrogenase PdxA, with product MAISTNELPVIALTPGDCTGIGPEQIARILSDDRLADVARLVVVGDARVLDMGMEHAGVKLKVERIASPKAAKWGRGTVPLVDLGNTDPAKIPLGKASAESGRLTGETLSRAIDFSKAGEVDAITFAPLNKRAMFDGGWKFPDEHKMFASLLGHKTYFSEMNVLDGQWMSRVTGHQSLREALDGINPASITDAIELVDRMMRRAGVAKPRIAVAALNPHAGENGLFGRDEIEMIRPTVEAAAKTGIACTGPYPADTVYIRAFAGEFDSVVAMYHDQGQIATKLRGFNRGVTVTAGLETVFTTPSHGTAFDIVGQGVANTGALESAVRLAAKLVSIKVKEAAYAH from the coding sequence ATGGCTATCAGCACCAACGAACTTCCTGTCATCGCGCTGACGCCCGGCGACTGCACCGGCATCGGCCCCGAGCAGATCGCGCGCATCCTCTCGGACGACCGCCTCGCCGATGTCGCGCGTCTCGTCGTGGTCGGCGATGCCCGCGTGCTCGACATGGGCATGGAACATGCCGGCGTGAAGCTGAAGGTCGAGCGGATTGCCTCGCCGAAGGCCGCAAAATGGGGCCGCGGCACGGTACCGCTCGTTGACTTGGGCAATACCGATCCCGCCAAAATCCCGCTCGGCAAGGCCAGCGCCGAATCCGGTCGGTTGACCGGCGAGACCCTTTCGCGCGCGATCGACTTCTCCAAGGCCGGCGAGGTCGATGCCATCACCTTTGCGCCGCTCAACAAGCGCGCGATGTTCGACGGCGGCTGGAAGTTTCCCGACGAGCACAAGATGTTCGCGAGCCTGCTGGGGCACAAGACCTACTTCTCCGAGATGAACGTGCTCGACGGCCAATGGATGTCGCGCGTCACCGGGCACCAATCGCTGCGCGAGGCGCTCGACGGCATCAATCCGGCGAGCATCACCGATGCGATCGAGCTGGTCGACCGCATGATGCGGCGGGCCGGCGTCGCCAAGCCGCGCATCGCGGTCGCAGCTCTCAATCCGCACGCCGGCGAGAACGGCCTGTTCGGCCGCGACGAGATCGAGATGATCCGTCCGACGGTCGAGGCCGCCGCCAAGACCGGCATCGCCTGCACCGGGCCTTATCCCGCCGATACCGTCTATATCCGCGCCTTCGCCGGCGAGTTCGACAGCGTGGTCGCGATGTATCACGACCAGGGCCAGATCGCGACCAAGCTGCGCGGCTTCAACCGCGGCGTCACCGTCACCGCGGGGCTCGAGACCGTCTTCACCACGCCGTCGCACGGCACGGCGTTCGATATCGTAGGCCAAGGCGTCGCCAACACCGGTGCGCTGGAGAGCGCAGTGCGTCTGGCGGCCAAGCTGGTGTCGATCAAGGTCAAGGAGGCTGCCTATGCGCACTGA